In Piliocolobus tephrosceles isolate RC106 chromosome 12, ASM277652v3, whole genome shotgun sequence, one DNA window encodes the following:
- the LOC111535865 gene encoding paraneoplastic antigen-like protein 5 has protein sequence MALALLEDWCKGMDMDPRKALLIIGIPVECSEVEIQDTVQAGLQPLCAYRVLGRMFRREDNAKAVFIELADTVNYTTLPSHISGKGGFWEVVVKPRNPDDEFLSRLNYFLKDEGRSMTDVARALGCCSLPAQSLDAEVVPQIRPPPLEPLKESMWYRKLKVFSGTASPSPGEETFEDWLEQVTEIMPIWQVSEMEKRRRLLESLRGPALSIMRVLRANNDSITVEQCLDALKQLFGDKEDFRASQFKFLQTFPKTGEKISTFLLRLEPLLQKAVQKSPLSVRSADMIRLKHLLAWVSMTPALKGKLELLDQRGCPPNFLELMKFIRDEEEWENTEAVMKKKEKPSGRGRGASGRQARAEASVSAPQATVQARSSSDSSTHTVQGALPPSVKRKRLSRSESTREEDCGQAMYPKAENQTPGREGPQAAGEESGNEAGAGAMSHPKPWET, from the coding sequence ATGGCATTGGCACTGCTAGAGGATTGGTGCAAGGGGATGGACATGGACCCCAGAAAGGCCCTGCTGATCATAGGCATCCCCGTGGAGTGTAGTGAGGTGGAAATTCAGGACACTGTGCAGGCAGGCTTACAGCCCCTGTGCGCATACAGGGTGCTAGGGAGAATGTTCAGGAGGGAAGACAATGCCAAGGCAGTCTTCATTGAATTGGCTGACACTGTGAATTACACTACTCTGCCTAGTCACATATCAGGAAAGGGGGGCTTCTGGGAAGTGGTGGTAAAACCCCGCAACCCAGATGACGAGTTTCTCAGTAGACTGAACTACTTCCTGAAAGATGAGGGCCGAAGTATGACAGATGTGGCCAGAGCCCTGGGATGTTGCAGCCTCCCTGCCCAGAGCCTGGACGCAGAGGTCGTACCCCAAATTAGACCCCCACCTTTAGAGCCTCTGAAAGAAAGTATGTGGTACCGGAAACTGAAAGTGTTTTCAGGAACTGCTTCCCCTAGCCCAGGTGAGGAGACCTTTGAAGACTGGCTAGAGCAGGTCACTGAGATAATGCCCATATGGCAAGTGTCTGAGATGGAGAAGAGACGGCGTTTGCTGGAGAGCTTGCGAGGGCCTGCTCTGTCAATCATGCGGGTGCTCCGGGCCAACAATGACTCCATAACTGTGGAGCAGTGCCTTGACGCCTTAAAGCAGCTCTTTGGGGATAAGGAGGACTTCAGAGCCTCTCAGTTTAAGTTTCTGCAGACCTTTCCGAAGACTGGAGAGAAAATCTCCACTTTCCTGCTGCGCTTAGAGCCCCTGCTGCAGAAAGCAGTGCAGAAGAGCCCCTTGTCAGTGCGCAGTGCAGACATGATTCGGCTGAAACATCTCTTAGCTTGGGTCTCCATGACCCCCGCCCTCAAGGGCAAGCTGGAGCTCTTGGATCAGCGAGGGTGTCCCCCCAATTTTCTGGAGTTAATGAAGTTTATTCGAGATGAAGAAGAGTGGGAGAACACTGAGGCAGTgatgaagaagaaggagaagccaTCAGGGAGAGGCCGGGGGGCCTCTGGTAGACAGGCAAGAGCAGAAGCCAGTGTCTCTGCACCTCAGGCCACCGTGCAGGCAAGGTCTTCTAGCGACAGCAGCACCCATACTGTACAGGGAGCCTTACCCCCTTCAGTGAAACGCAAGCGGCTGTCGCGCAGTGAAAGCACTAGGGAAGAAGACTGTGGCCAGGCCATGTATCCCAAGGCTGAAAACCAGACTCCAGGCAGGGAGGGGCCACAGGCTGCAGGAGAGGAGTCGGGAAACgaggcaggggctggggccaTGAGCCATCCCAAGCCCTGGGAAACATAG